GTTCTCGAAGCAGGTCAGCCAGGGCAGCAGCGAATGGTTCTGGAACACCACCGCGCGCTCCGGGCCGGGCTCGGTGATCTCGCGGTTGTCGCACAGCAGCACGCCGGACGTGGGCCGCAGCAGGCCGGCGATCAGGTTCAGCAAGGTGCTCTTGCCGCAGCCCGAATGGCCGATCAAGGTGATGAACTCGCCCTTCTGGACCTGCAGATGGATGTCGCGCAGCGCGTGGAACTGGCCCTTGCGGGTGTTGAACACCATCTCGGCCGACTGCACTTCGATAAAGGCCTTGTTTGCACTCATGATGTCGGCTCCGTCAGTCGTTGTAGGAGAAGTGCTTGGCCACCGCCATCAGCAGCCATTCGAGGGCCAGGCCGACGATGCCGATCACGAAGATCGCGATGATGATGTGCTGGACATTGAGGTTGTTCCATTCGTCCCAGACCCAGAAGCCGATGCCGACGCCGCCGGTCAGCATCTCGGCCGCGACGATCACCAGCCAGGCCGTGCCGACCGAGAGGCGCACGCCGGTGAGCATATAAGGGAGCACGGCAGGGAACAGGATCTTGCTGATGATCTTCCACTCGCTGAGCTTGAGCACCCGCGCGACGTTCAGATAGTCCTCGGGCACCCGCTGCACGCCCACCGCGGTGTTGACCACCATCGGCCAGATCGAGCAGATGAAGATGGTCCAGATCGCCGCCGGGTTGGCGCTCTTGAACACCAGCAGGCCGATCGGCAGCCAGGCCAGCGGCGAGACCGGCTTCAGGAGGCTGATCAGCGGCGAGACCATGCGGCCAATGAACTCGAAGCGGCCGATCGCGAAGCCCAGCGGGATGCCCACCGCGGCCGCCAGGCCGAAGCCCAGCGCGACGCGCTCCAGCGAGAACAGGATGTTCCAGCCGATGCCCTGGTCGTTCGGCCCCTTGCTGTAGAAGGGAACGGCGAACAGCTGGAGGGCGGCGTCGAAGGTGGCGGCCGGCGTCGGGAAGCTGCCCCCTTTTTGCGTCAGCAGCGCCCAGATGCCGATCAGCAGGGCCAGGCCCAGCACGGGCGGCAGCACGCGCAGCAGCAGGCCGTTGAAGTCGAAGCCGGGCCGCGGCCTGGGTGGCGGTGGCACTGTTGGCACCGGGGCGGCCGCTGGCGGCGCGGCCGGCACGGCGGCGGCCTGCTCGCGCGGGGAATGGAAGACTGCGCTGACCATCGTTGCTTCCTCCTCAGGCTTTCACCTTGAACGAATCGGCGTACTTCGCCGGATCCTTGCCGTCCCAGACCACGCCGTCGATCAGCTTGCTGCTGCGCATCGTGTCCTTGGGCACGCTGATCTTCAGCTGCGCCGCGGCCTGCTTGTAGAGCTCGATCTGGTTGATCTGCCTGGCCACGCCCAGGTAGTCCGGGTGCTCCTTGATCAGGCCCCAGCGCTTGTGCTGGGTCAGGAACCACATGCCGTCGCTGAGCCAGGGATAGCTGACCGCGCCATCGTTGAAGAACTTCATGTGATTCGGGTCGTCCCAGGTCTTGCCCAGGCCGTTCTGGTAGCGGCCCAGGATGCGCTGGTTGATCGCGTCGACGCCGGTGTTGACATAGCTCTTCTCGGCGATGGTGTCGGCCATCTTCAGCTTGTTTGTGAGGCCCGCGTCGATCCAGCGGCCGGCCTCCAGCACGGCCATGATCACGGCGCGCGCGGTGTTGGGGTACTTCTTCGCGAAGTCGCCGGTGCAGCCCAGCACCTTCTCCGGATGGTCCTTCCAGATGTCCTGGGTCGTGACCGCGGTGATGCCGATGCCGTCCATGATGGCGCGATGGCCCCAGGGCTCGCCGACGCAGTAGCCGTCCATATTGCCGACCCGCATGTTCGCCACCATCTGCGGCGGCGGCACCGTGATGACCTTGGCCTCCTTCATCGGATTGATGCCCACGCTGGCCAGCCAGTAATAGAGCCACATCGCGTGGGTGCCGGTCGGGAAGGTTTGGGCGAATGTGTATTCGCGCTTCTCGGTGCCCATCAGCTTGGCCAGCGAGGCGCCGTCCACCGCGCCCTTGTCGGCCAGCTTCTTGGACAGGGTGATCGCCTGGCCGTTGTTGTTCAGGGTCATCAGCACGGCCATGTCCTTCTTCGGCCCGCCGACGCCCAGATGCACGCCGTAGATCAGACCGTACAGCACATGGGCCATGTCCAGCTCGCCGTTGACCAGCTTGTCGCGCACACCGGCCCAGGAGGCCTCCTTGGTCGGCACGATCTTGATGCCGTACTTCTTGTCGAAGCCCAGCACCGAGGCCATCACGACCGAGGCGCAATCGGTCAGCGGGATGAAACCGATCCGGACCTCTTCCTTCTCCGGCTTGTCCGAGCCGGCGGCCCAGACATGCGGGGCCGCCACCAGGCTGCCGCCCACCGCGGCCGCGCCGCCGACCAGAAGCTTGCGCCGATCCTCACTCATCAGACCCTCCTTCTTCCTCTTGCCGATGTTCTCCACCACTCGCATGCAGACCTCCAGAAGACCGAAAGAACCCAAACGAAAAAAGGCGTCGCGATCGCGCCGCACCCCGGAGGGCACAGCGGATCGGACGCCTTTGTCCTAGAACCTTGTTCAGAGCGAGGCCCACGCCGTTGCGGGCCTCGTTCTAGTCATTGCAGAAACCATGCCAGCGTTCCGAGGCGGTCTGCGGCCCATTCGCGCACCGCGCCCAGGCAGCAGACACCCAAGTTGGTGCAGAAGGCGCCGCCTCAGGACGGGCGCAGCAGGCTCTGCGCCTCGATCACGCGCTCGGCCACCTCGACCAGCGGCACGCCGCGGTCCATCGCCAGGCGGCGCAGGCGCTGGTAGGCGGCCTCCTCGTCCAGGCCCTGCTCGCTCATCAGGATGCCCTTGGCGCGCTCGATGCGCTTGCGCGCGCTGAGCTGGGCCTGGGCCTTGTTCAGCTCCTGGCGCAGCGCCAGGTCCTGCTCGAAGCGCGCGATCGCCACCTGCAGCACCGGTGCCAGCCGCGCCGGCTGCAGCCCCGCCACCACATAGGCGCTGACCCCGGCCTTCAACGCGCGGCGCATCGGGTCGCCGCCGCCGTCCTCGGAGAACACCACCACCGGGCGCGGCATCTGGTGGTTCAAGAGCGCCAGGTTCTCCATCGTGTCGCGCGTCGGCGACTCGCTGTCGACGATCACCACATCGGGCTTCAGGCGCAGCACGCAGTCGTGGATCAGGGTGGCCGAGTCGATCACGCCTACCACCTCGCAGCCCAGCCGCACCAGCTCCTGCCGGATCAGCTCGACGCGATGCGCGCCGTCGTCAATCAGCAGGATGCGCAGGGCGGCGGCGGGCGGGGTGATGTCGGGCTGGCTGGGCATGGGGCGGGCTGGAGCATTGGATGTTGCAGTGCAATATCCATGCCGAGCCCTCAGCCCCACAAGGCGGGTTTGGCCACCATCAGATAGAACACCGCCAGCATCGCGACGAAGGCCGGATAGCCCAGCGCCTCCCAGCGGCGCGCATAGCGCCAGTAGAGCGGCGGCGAGGCCGCCCGGCCCTCCCGCTGCGCCGCCGCGGCCAGCGCCGCCATGCGGACCTGCAGCCAGACCACCGGCAGCCAGCAGGCACCGGCCAGCAGGTACAGGCCCAGCGCGGCCGCCAGCCAGGGCGTGCTGAGCGGCCAGCCGGCCAGATGCGCCATCCACAGCCCGGTCAGCGGCTGCAGCAGCGCGGCCGGCGTCGTGAACCACCAGTCGGCCCGCACCACCAGCCGCGTCACGACCACCTGCGCCGCCAGCGAGCCGCTGCGGTTCGCGAAAAACATATAGAAGGCCGAGCCGAAGCCGGTGCCGACCAGCAGCACGCTGGACAGCACATGCAGCCATTTCAGCAGCAGGTACAGGCTCATCGCGCCGCCCTCTTCCACAGCAGCCACAGCAGGGCGGCGATCGGCAGGTTCTTCAGCAGCGGCCCCAGCGGATCCAACCACAGCGAGGGCAGCAACCAACTCGCCACCCCCGTCATCGCCAGCATGCCCAGCGCCGCCAGGCCATAGCTGAGCCGGCCGGGCCAGCGCCACAGGGCCAGGCCCAGCAGCAGATCGACGCCGGCACCGGCGATCACCAGCAGACGCGCCAGGCGCAGATCGTGGATGCCGGCCTGGCGCAGCAGGGCCAGGCTCTGGCCGTTCAGCTCCCACAGGCTGGCCAGCGCGGTCAGCAGCCAGACCGCGGCCAGGCTCAGGCGCAGCACGCGGAGCTCGACACTCTCGAGGCTTGCGTCGTTCCTCATCCGGCTTGCCCCTCGACGAGATCGCAGACCATGCCCCAGCGCGCGAACTCGGGCGCGAACTCGTCCAGCCGCAGCAGGCTCAGGCAGGGCCGCGCGCCGGGCTCGAAGGCCTGGCCCCGGGCCAGCCGGCGCGCCAGCAGGACCGCGGCCATGCAGGGAATCTCCGGGCCATGGTCGTCGTCGGCGGCGATATGCCAGCCGCGCGCGGCCGGCCGGCCCTCGGCGTCCAGCCCCGTCAGCGCCACCACCATGCCACCCAGCGCCGAGCCCAGCGGGTTGAGCCAGTCGGCCACGCGCAGCAGCGGGCCGGCCAGGCGCTCGGGCCGCCGCAGCCAGCCGGCGCGGCGCAGCGCCGCCAGCAGGGCCATGCCGCGCTGCGTCGCGCCGAGCTCCAGCGCGGCGCGGAACATCACGCCGCGCACGCCGGGGTAATGCGCCGGCAGCAGCTCCAGGTCGGGGATGTCGCACAGCGCGGCCAGGCGCGGCCGCAGCCGGGCGAAGCGGCGCTCGATGGGCGCGGCCCAGCCGCTTTGAGCCTGCCAGCGGCCGTCCTGCCAGACCTGGATAGGCGCGCCGCAATAGCTGAGCACCGCCGCCATCGTGGCCAGGCCGCGCGGCGCGGTCTGCGCCGGCGCGATGCAGATGTCGATCTGGTCCAGGCGCCGCCAGCCGGCGCTCAGCGCGTCGATCACCGCGCTGGACAGCGCCGGCACCGTGCTGGCGCCGCTGATCGCCACCCGGCCGCAGGCCTTAAAGCGCGCGTCCAGCCGGGCCTGGAAGTCGCAGACGAAGCGCCGGCCATCGGCCAGGTCGATGTAATGCGCGCCGGCCGCCGCCGCGGCCTCGGCCACGCCATAGTCCTGCTGCTGGAAGGGCCCGGCGGTGTGGATCAACAGCCCGACCCGCTGCCGGCGCAGCTGCGCGGCGAAGTCGGGCGCGGCCATGTCGATCGCCAGGCCCTCGGCACCGCCGCCCAGCCCGGCCGCGAAGGCGGCTGCCCTGGCGCCATCGCGCCCGCCCACCAGCAGCCGCAGCGCCGGATCGCCGGCCAGCGCCCGCGCGATGCGCGCGCCGAAATTGCCGTAGCCACCCAGCACCAGAACCCTCATGCCGCTCCCCGCCATCCCTTGTAGCGCCCGATTATCGGCAGGCCGGCGCACCGTCCTCCCGAACATCCGGACAAATTGACGTTTACGTAAACGTCAATCAAACCCTAGAATCCGGCCATCCATGCTGATAGAAAGACGTGGAGCGCTGTATCAACAGCGGCGCCCGCGCAGGAGACATAAGCCATGACCGACCTGTCCGCCGAGTACAAGGCCCTGGCCGCGTACCGCCCCACCCACAAGGTGCGCTTCGTGACCGCCGCCAGCCTGTTCGACGGGCATGACGCGGCGATCAACATCATGCGGCGCATCCTGCAGGGCATGGGCGCCGAGGTGATCCACCTGGGCCACAACCGCTCGGTCGACGAGGTGGTCAACGCCGCGCTGCAGGAGGATGCCCAGGGCATCGCGATCAGCAGCTACCAGGGCGGCCATGTCGAGTACTTCAAGTACATGGTGGAGCTGCTGCGCGCGCGCGGCGGCCAGAACATCCAGGTCTTCGGCGGCGGCGGCGGCGTGATCGTGCCGGCCGAGATCCGCGACCTGCACGAGCATGGCGTGCGCATCTACAGCCCCGAGGACGGCCAGCGCATGGGCTTGGCCGGCATGATCGGCGAGATGCTGATGCGCTGCGACCGCGACATCTCGGCCGACGCGCCCAAGGCGCTCTCTGCGATCCAGGGTCATGGCGAGGCCGCCTGGCGCGCGCTGGCCCAGCTGATCACGGCGCTGGAGAACGGCAAGGCCGACGCGGCCCTGGTCGCCGAGCTGCAGGCCGCCGCCAAGACCATCCAGACCCCCGTGCTGGGCATCACCGGCACCGGCGGCGCCGGCAAGTCCAGCCTGACCGACGAGCTGATCCGCCGCCTGCGCCTGGACCAGGGCGACGCGCTGCGCGTCGCCGTGATCTCGATCGACCCCTCGCGCCGCAAGAGCGGCGGCGCGCTCTTGGGCGACCGCATCCGCATGAATGCGATTTCGCCCTGGGGCCAAGGCCCACGCGTCTTCATGCGCAGCCTGGCCACGCGCGATTTCGGCAGCGAGATCTCGCAGGCCCTGCCCGATGTGGTCGCCGCGGCCAAGGTGGCCGGCTTCGACCTGGTGATCGTCGAGACCTCGGGCATCGGCCAGGGCGATGCCGCCATCGTGCCGCATGTCGACGTGCCGATGTATGTGATGACGCCGGAGTTCGGCGCCGCCAGCCAGCTCGAGAAGATCGACATGCTGGACTTCGCCGAGTTCGTCGCGATCAACAAGTTCGACCGCAAGGGCGCGCTGGACGCGCTGCGCGACGTGGCCAAGCAGGTGCAGCGCAACAAGGAGGCCTTCACCAAGCGCCCCGAGCAGATGCCGGTGTTCGGCACCATGGCCAGCCGCTTCAACGACGACGGCGTCACCGCGCTGTACCAGGCGCTGAAGCCGCGCCTGGCCGAGCTGGGCCTGGCCTTTGGCGAGGCGCGCCTGCCGCTGGTCGACACCCGCCACAGCACCCACCAGACCCCCATCGTGCCGGCCGCGCGCAGCCGCTACCTGGCCGAGATCAGCGACACCCTGCGCGGCTACAAGAAGGCCGCCCGCGCCCAGGCCCGCATCGCCCGCGAGGCCCAGCAGCTGCGCGCCTCGATCGCGATGCTGCAGGCCGACAACCCGGACAAGACCGGCGCCGTCACCGCGCTCGGCGAGCTGGCCGCGCAGCGCGAGAGCGCGCTCGACAAGGTCGCCGCCCAGCTGATCGCGCAATGGCCGGCGATGCAGAAGGCCTACGCCGGCGACGAATACGTCGTGAAGATCCGCGACAAGGAGATCCGCACCGCGCTGGTCTCGACCAGCCTCTCCGGCACCAAGATCCGCAAGGTGGTGCTGCCGGGCTACGAGTGCCATGGCGAACTGCTGAAGTGGCTGCTGCTGGAGAACGTGCCGGGCAGCTTCCCCTACACCGCCGGCGTGTTCGCCTTCAAGCGCGAGGGCGAGGACCCGACCCGCATGTTCGCCGGTGAGGGCGACGCCTTCCGCACCAATCGCCGCTTCAAGCTGGTCAGCGAGGGCATGCCCGCCAAGCGCCTCTCGACCGCCTTCGACTCGGTGACCCTGTACGGCGCCGACCCCGATCCGCGGCCGGACATCTACGGCAAGGTCGGCAACTCCGGCGTCAGCATCGCCACCCTGGACGACATGAAGGTGCTGTACGACGGCTTCGACCTGTGCAACCCCAGCACCTCGGTCTCGATGACGATCAACGGCCCCGCGCCCTCGATCCTGGCGATGTTCATGAACACCGCGATCGACCAGAACCTGGCCAAGTTCAGGACCGACAACGGCCGCGAGCCGACCCCCGACGAGGCCGCCAAGATCAAGGACTGGGTGCTGGCCAATGTGCGCGGCACCGTGCAGGCCGACATCCTGAAGGAAGACCAGGGCCAGAACACCTGCATCTTCTCGACCGAGTTCTCGCTCAAGGTGATGGGCGACATCGCCGAGTACTTTGTGCACCACCAGGTGCGCAACTTCTACTCGGTCTCGATCAGCGGCTATCACATCGCCGAGGCCGGTGCGAACCCGATCTCGCAGCTGGCGCTGACGCTCTCCAACGGCTTCACCTTCGTCGAAGCCTATCTGGCGCGCGGCATGCACATCGACGACTTCGCGCCGAATCTGAGCTTCTTCTTCAGCAACGGCATGGACCCGGAGTACACCGTGCTGGGCCGCGTCGCGCGCCGCATCTGGGCGGTGGCGATGCGCGACAAGTACGGCGCCAACGAACGCAGCCAGAAGCTCAAGTACCACATCCAGACCTCGGGCCGCAGCCTGCACGCGCAGGAGATCGCCTTCAACGACATCCGCACCACGCTGCAGGCGCTGATCGCGATCTACGACAACTGCAACAGCCTGCACACCAACGCCTACGACGAGGCGATCACGACACCCACCGAGGAATCGGTGCGCCGCGCGATGGCGATCCAGCTGATCATCAACCGCGAGTGGGGCCTGGCCAAGAACGAAAACCCCTCGCAGGGCGCCTTCATCATCGAGGAGCTGACCGAGCTGGTCGAGGAAGCGGTGCTGACCGAGTTCGAGCGCATCGCCGAACGCGGCGGCGTGCTCGGCGCGATGGAGACCGGCTACCAGCGCGGCCGCATCCAGGAGGAGAGCATGCATTACGAGATGCTCAAGCACACCGGCGAGTACCCCATCATCGGCGTCAACACCTTCCGCAACCCGCATGGCGACCCGGTGCCGGAACACATCGAGCTGGCCCGCTCCACCGAGGACGAGAAGCAGAGCCAGCTCTCCCGCCTGGCCGACTTCCACCAGCGCAACGCCGCCGTCAGCGGCGCCATGCTGCAGCGCCTGCAACAAGCCGTGATCGAGAACCGGAACGTGTTCGAGGTGCTGATGGACGCGGTGCGCGTCTGCTCGCTGGGTCAGATCACCTCTGCGCTGTTCGAGGTGGGTGGGCAGTACCGGCGCAGCATGTGAGGCCCCGGCCAGCGGCAGGATGAAGCGCGTCTTGTCCAGCGAGCGCGCGCCCTCGCGCAGGTAGAAGCGCCGCGCGTCCTCGTTCCAGGCCGGCGTCTGCCATTGCAGTTCCGCACAGCCGGCCTCGGCCGCGCCCCGCTTCGCCCGGGCCAGCAGCCGCACGCCCAGCCCGCGGCCGAGCGCGGCCGCCAGCGCTCGGCCCGGGCCTTCAGCATTCGCAGCCGATCAGATCCTCCGGCCGCAGGCTGCCCGGCGCCGCGCCGGTCGCGACCGGATGGCCGTCGCGCTTCCAGAAGTCCAGGCCGCCCAGCATCTCCTTGACCGAGAAGCCCAGCGCGGCCAGCTTGTAGGCGCCCTTGGCGGAGTCATTGCAGCCGATGCCGGCGCTGCAGGGATTGGACGAGGCCGGCCGCGTGCTCTACCTCGGCACCTTCTCCAAGGTGCTGTTCCCCTCGCTGCGCCTGGCCTATCTGGTGCTGCCGCCGGCCCTGGTCGCGCCCTTCGCCCAGGCGCGCAGCATCCAGGACGGCCACAGCGCCCAGCTCGCGCAGGCGGTGACGGCCGACTTCATCGCCCAGGGCCATTTCGCCGCCCATCTGCGCCTGATGCGCAAGCTCTACCGCCAGCGCCGCGAGGCGCTGCTCGGCGCGCCGCGGCGGCGCAGAGCATCGCCACGCCCTCACTGAGCCGGCTCTATCTGTCGGCGCCGCGCCAGGACGGCTGGCTGCTCGGCTATGCGGCGCTGACGCCCGAAGAGATCCGCCAGGCCGCCGCAACCCTGGCGCGCGCGCAGCCGCGCCGCTGACGTCGCTTCCTCTTCGTTCAGCGCGCCGTCACCGCGGGCGTCCCGATGCGCAGCGACGGCACCGCGGGCGCAATCCCGAGCGCGCCCAGCAGCTCGTCAGGCGCATAGGCCGCACCGCCCTTGAACACCAGGCTGACGCGGCGCAGCTGAGCGATGTCGCGCGTCGGGTCGCCATCGACCAGCACCAGATCGGCGCGCTTGCCCGGCGTGATCGTGCCGCTGTCCTGCAGGCGGTCGCTGTAGCGGGCGCCGTTGTAGGTGGCGATCTTCAGCGCCTCGGCGGCCGGGATGCCGGCCTCGACATAGAGCTCCAGCTCGCGCTGCAACAGAAAGCCGGGCAGGCCGTCGGTGCCGGCCACCAGCGGCACGCCGGCGCGATGCAAGCGCCCCACCAGATCGCGCATGAAGCGCCAGGAGGCCGCGAAGCGCTGGCCGCGCGCCGCGTCCAGGTCCACCTCGGCCTTCAGCAGGCCGCGCTGGAAGGCCGCCGGCATGCGCGCCGCCACGCTGGAGAAGCTGGGATGCGGCTGGCCGCTGCGCTGCAGGAACATGCCCTCGAACACCGCCAGGGTCGGGTCGACCACGGTGCCGCGCGCCTTCAGCCGGACGATGAACTCGCGCACGCGCGCCTCATTGGGGCGCAGCTTGTGCGCCTCGTCGCCGACCAGATAAAAGCGCAGCAGGGTGCGCGTGTCGTCCTCGCGCTTGACCAGGAAGTTCAGGGTCAGCTGGTTGATGTGATGCAGCTCGTCATAGCCCTGCGCCACCGCCTGGCTCGCGGTCATGAAGGCCGGCACATGGCCGCCGACCCGCAGCCCCTGGCGATGCGCATGCCGCACGATCGGCCCCACCCATTCCGGCCGGATCGAGTTGTAGAGCTTGAGCTGGCGCACGCCGCGCGCCGCATACCCGTCCACGCCGGCCAGCGCTTCCTCCAGCGTGCCGGCGACGACGCCACCGGTCGCTGCATGCGGGCTGGCCCCCTCGATAAAGCCGTTGGCGGCGATGCGCGGGCCGAGCAGCTCGCCGCGCTCGATGCGCTCGCGCAGCTGCTCCAGCCGCTGGTTGTTGCCGCCCAGGTCGCGCGTCGAGGTCACGCCATTGGCCAGGTGCAGCAGCTCCTGGTCCTCCCAGGCATGGGTGTGCATGTCGAACAGGCCCGGCAGCAGGCTGCGCCCGCGGCCCTCGATGCGCTGCGTGACGCCGGCCACCGCCGTGCCCGGCGCGCGGATCGAGGCGATGCGCCCCTGGTAGAGATAGATGTCGGCCGGGCCGCGCATGCGCGCCGCCTGGGCATCGAACCAGCGCACATCGGCGATCAGGGTCAGGCCCGGCAGCGGCCGCGTCAGGCGCTGCGCCAGCTCGCGCAGGCGCTCACCATGGGCCTGCCGCTGCGCCGCCTCCAGGCGCGGCCAGAGCGCCTCGCGCCCCTCGGCGATCACGCCGAGGAAGCCCGGATACATCCAGGCGAACAGCGCCCGCTCGCGCTCCTCGTCGAGCCAGACATATTCGGTGTTCAGGCTCAGGCCGCTGAGCGCATAGAGCCCCAGGCGCAGCGCGCCCGGCGGCGCGTCCAGCCGCAACTCGGTCAGCTTGTGCACCGCAAACTGCCCGGCCGGCAGGCCCGGCGCCCGCCCCTCCGGGCGCAGCAGCAGGCTGCGCGCCAGCTGGGCCAGCCAGGCCGGCGTGTACTCGACCGGCAGGTACAGCGCCTCGGCGGGCGCCTCGCGCTCGCCGCGGTCCACCGCCGATTGCCAGCTCACCCGGCCCGCCGCATCACGCTCGAAGCGGTCGCTGATCGCGCTGCCGAAGGTCGCCTTGCCCTGGGTCGCATAGGCCTGCAGCCGGCCCTGCGCATCGACGCGGAACTGCTCGTCCTGATCCGGACCCCGGCCGTTCTCGCGGTAGCTGAAGCGCACCCGCTGCTCGCCATCGGGCGCGGCCGCCGGCGTGATCCGCAGCTCGCCGGCGCGCCGGCCGTCAAACAGCATGCTGTAGCGCTGCTCCGCCGGCGGCTCCTGGGCCAGCGCCAATGCCGGCAACAGCAGCAGCAGCACCAGCCCACCCAGGAACGCCGCCCATCGGGCGCGCAGGTCCGACCTCCTCCCCATCCCTGCCATCGCAAGTACCTCCCGGATCGTCGTTATCGTGCCGGTGAGGCTAGCATCAGCCCCGGTTCAATGCCATGGGCCTAACGAGGCACCCGCCACCATGATCACCCTGTTCCACTGCCTCAGCGCCCGCAGCTTCCGGCCCTTGTGGGCCCTGGAAGAGCTGGGGCTGCGCTACGAGCTGCGCCTGCTGCCCTTTCCGCCGCGCGTGCATGACAAGAGCTATTTCTCGCACAACCCGCTGGGCACGGTGCCGCTGCTGGTGGACGGCGAGACGCGCATCAGCGAATCGGCCGCGACCTGCCAGTACCTGGCGGCAAGACATGACCCCGGCGGCCTGGATGTCGGGGCCGCCGAGCCCGACTTCGGCGCCTATCTGAACTTCCTGCATTTCGGCGAGGCCACCCTGACCTTCCCGCAGTCCCTGGTGCTGCGCTACCGCCATTTCGAGGTGCCCGAGCGGCGCCTGCCCCAGGTGGCCGAGGACTATGCCAAATGGTTCCACGCGCGCCTGCGCAGCCTGGAGCCACGCTTGGCGGAGCGCGAATGGTTGTGTGCCGGGCGCTTCACCGCGGCCGACATCTCGGTCGGCTATGCGCTGCTGCTGGCCCGACATCTGGAGCTGCATGGACAGTTCACGCCGGCGGTGGCCGACTATTGGGAGCGCCTGCAGCAGCGAGCGGCCTACCAGCGCGCCCAGGCCCTGCAGTTCGAGGCCGCGGCGGCCCAGGGCGTCGCGCCGGTCGCCGCGCCCGATCTGCGGCCCTGCTGAGCGGCTTCCCTGCGTCGGGAACTGTCTGCACAATCGCGGCAAACAGACCAGTCTTGGCATGCAGAGGGAGGATCGAGGATGGATGACGCTCGTTTCGAGCAGATGGTGGCGCGCCTGGAACAAGAAAGCCTGGCCGCGCCACGCAGTTATCAGCTGAAGGTCGCACTGCTGGCGTTGCTCGGCCTGGGGGTGCTGGCGCTGATCGTCGGCATCGCCGGCCTCGGCCTGCTGATCCTGGCCGGCCTGGCGCTGGCGGTGCTGCTCAGCGGCGGCAAGGCATTGATCCTGCTCGTCAAGTTCGGCAAGCTGCTGCTGCTGGCGGTGCCGCTGTGGCTGCTGGTGCGCAGCGCCTTCAAGGCGCTGTTCCTGCGCCTGCCGGCGCCGCAAGGCCTGGCGCTGCAGCGCCGCGACGCGCCGGAGCTGTTCGCCGCCATCGACCGGATGCGCCGCCAGATGAAGGGGCCGCGCTTTCATCAGGTGCTGATCACCGACGAGGTCAACGCCGCCGTCGTGCAGCGCCCGCTGCTGGGCCTGATCGGTTTCCCGCGCAACTACCTGATCCTCGGACTGCCGCTGCTGGAGAGCCTGTCGCCCGAGGAGGCCCTGGCGGTCGTGGCTCATGAGTACGGCCACCTGGCCGGCTCGCACAGCCGTTTCGCCGCCTTCATCTATCGATTGCGGCTCAGCTGGGCCAACATCCAGGCCCTC
This genomic stretch from Roseateles sp. DAIF2 harbors:
- the ntrB gene encoding nitrate ABC transporter permease, translated to MVSAVFHSPREQAAAVPAAPPAAAPVPTVPPPPRPRPGFDFNGLLLRVLPPVLGLALLIGIWALLTQKGGSFPTPAATFDAALQLFAVPFYSKGPNDQGIGWNILFSLERVALGFGLAAAVGIPLGFAIGRFEFIGRMVSPLISLLKPVSPLAWLPIGLLVFKSANPAAIWTIFICSIWPMVVNTAVGVQRVPEDYLNVARVLKLSEWKIISKILFPAVLPYMLTGVRLSVGTAWLVIVAAEMLTGGVGIGFWVWDEWNNLNVQHIIIAIFVIGIVGLALEWLLMAVAKHFSYND
- a CDS encoding CmpA/NrtA family ABC transporter substrate-binding protein, with amino-acid sequence MSEDRRKLLVGGAAAVGGSLVAAPHVWAAGSDKPEKEEVRIGFIPLTDCASVVMASVLGFDKKYGIKIVPTKEASWAGVRDKLVNGELDMAHVLYGLIYGVHLGVGGPKKDMAVLMTLNNNGQAITLSKKLADKGAVDGASLAKLMGTEKREYTFAQTFPTGTHAMWLYYWLASVGINPMKEAKVITVPPPQMVANMRVGNMDGYCVGEPWGHRAIMDGIGITAVTTQDIWKDHPEKVLGCTGDFAKKYPNTARAVIMAVLEAGRWIDAGLTNKLKMADTIAEKSYVNTGVDAINQRILGRYQNGLGKTWDDPNHMKFFNDGAVSYPWLSDGMWFLTQHKRWGLIKEHPDYLGVARQINQIELYKQAAAQLKISVPKDTMRSSKLIDGVVWDGKDPAKYADSFKVKA
- a CDS encoding ANTAR domain-containing response regulator; this translates as MPSQPDITPPAAALRILLIDDGAHRVELIRQELVRLGCEVVGVIDSATLIHDCVLRLKPDVVIVDSESPTRDTMENLALLNHQMPRPVVVFSEDGGGDPMRRALKAGVSAYVVAGLQPARLAPVLQVAIARFEQDLALRQELNKAQAQLSARKRIERAKGILMSEQGLDEEAAYQRLRRLAMDRGVPLVEVAERVIEAQSLLRPS
- a CDS encoding DUF2269 domain-containing protein translates to MSLYLLLKWLHVLSSVLLVGTGFGSAFYMFFANRSGSLAAQVVVTRLVVRADWWFTTPAALLQPLTGLWMAHLAGWPLSTPWLAAALGLYLLAGACWLPVVWLQVRMAALAAAAQREGRAASPPLYWRYARRWEALGYPAFVAMLAVFYLMVAKPALWG
- a CDS encoding DoxX-like family protein, giving the protein MRNDASLESVELRVLRLSLAAVWLLTALASLWELNGQSLALLRQAGIHDLRLARLLVIAGAGVDLLLGLALWRWPGRLSYGLAALGMLAMTGVASWLLPSLWLDPLGPLLKNLPIAALLWLLWKRAAR
- a CDS encoding saccharopine dehydrogenase family protein, whose protein sequence is MRVLVLGGYGNFGARIARALAGDPALRLLVGGRDGARAAAFAAGLGGGAEGLAIDMAAPDFAAQLRRQRVGLLIHTAGPFQQQDYGVAEAAAAAGAHYIDLADGRRFVCDFQARLDARFKACGRVAISGASTVPALSSAVIDALSAGWRRLDQIDICIAPAQTAPRGLATMAAVLSYCGAPIQVWQDGRWQAQSGWAAPIERRFARLRPRLAALCDIPDLELLPAHYPGVRGVMFRAALELGATQRGMALLAALRRAGWLRRPERLAGPLLRVADWLNPLGSALGGMVVALTGLDAEGRPAARGWHIAADDDHGPEIPCMAAVLLARRLARGQAFEPGARPCLSLLRLDEFAPEFARWGMVCDLVEGQAG